From a single Collimonas pratensis genomic region:
- the zwf gene encoding glucose-6-phosphate dehydrogenase yields MQPNIPFTFTLFGATGDLSMRKILPALFVAHREGKLHQDGRIICVSKQDFSQEDYLAWVSKSAAPYVKGGGVQDPAVWQAFLARLTYLPLDLLDSGGYQALAQVLAARQAVSVFYLATAPALFEPICANLAASKIDLSQARVVLEKPLGHDLLSSRAINDAVARVFAEEQIYRIDHYLGKEAVQNLLALRFANSLFEPLWRRESVAHVQLTIAEQLGVEGRGDFYEGTGALRDMVQNHLLQLLCMVAMEPPTSMDADAVRDEKLRVLRALKPFSPEDMELKAVRGQYVSGAVDGQSVAGYQQEPGVAPQSRTETFVALHAEINNWRWAGVPFFLRTGKRLAHRTAEIIITFRPIPHAILPMPGGQAGASSNRLVIRLQPDESIQLHCLAKQPGDGMTVQPVALDLAFDQAFKQRRAEAYERLLVDAIRGNLSLFVRRDEQEAAWRWVEPLQRHWQTSSAAPKPYMAGSWGPTASFAMMERAGAQWPEDR; encoded by the coding sequence ATGCAACCCAATATTCCTTTTACATTCACCTTATTCGGCGCTACCGGCGATTTGTCGATGCGGAAGATTCTTCCTGCGTTGTTTGTTGCTCATAGGGAAGGAAAGTTGCATCAGGATGGACGCATCATCTGCGTCTCCAAACAGGATTTCAGCCAGGAAGACTATCTGGCCTGGGTCAGCAAGAGCGCCGCGCCCTATGTCAAGGGCGGCGGCGTACAGGACCCTGCCGTATGGCAGGCTTTCCTGGCACGGCTGACCTATCTGCCGCTGGATTTGCTGGATAGCGGCGGTTACCAGGCCCTGGCGCAGGTGCTGGCTGCCCGTCAGGCAGTTTCGGTGTTCTATTTGGCCACTGCGCCGGCGCTGTTCGAGCCGATTTGCGCCAACCTGGCAGCCAGCAAGATCGACCTGTCGCAGGCCCGGGTGGTGCTGGAAAAGCCGCTGGGCCATGACTTGCTGTCTTCGCGTGCCATCAACGATGCGGTGGCGCGGGTGTTTGCAGAGGAACAGATTTACCGCATCGATCATTACCTGGGCAAGGAGGCGGTGCAAAACCTGCTGGCCTTGCGCTTTGCCAATTCGCTGTTCGAGCCGTTGTGGCGGCGCGAGTCGGTGGCCCATGTGCAGCTGACGATCGCCGAGCAGCTGGGCGTCGAAGGCCGCGGCGATTTTTATGAAGGCACCGGCGCTCTGCGCGACATGGTGCAGAACCATCTGCTGCAGCTGCTGTGCATGGTGGCGATGGAGCCGCCAACCTCGATGGACGCCGATGCGGTGCGCGACGAGAAATTGCGGGTATTGCGCGCCCTCAAGCCGTTCTCGCCCGAGGATATGGAGCTCAAGGCGGTGCGCGGCCAGTATGTATCCGGCGCGGTGGATGGGCAATCGGTGGCGGGCTATCAGCAAGAGCCGGGCGTGGCGCCGCAGTCGCGGACCGAGACTTTCGTGGCCCTGCATGCCGAAATCAACAACTGGCGCTGGGCCGGGGTGCCGTTCTTTCTACGCACCGGCAAGCGCCTGGCGCATCGTACGGCTGAAATCATCATTACTTTCAGGCCGATCCCGCACGCGATCCTGCCAATGCCGGGCGGCCAGGCCGGCGCCAGCAGCAACCGCCTGGTGATCCGCCTGCAGCCGGACGAATCGATCCAGCTGCATTGCCTGGCGAAGCAGCCGGGCGACGGCATGACGGTGCAGCCGGTGGCGCTCGATCTGGCCTTCGACCAGGCTTTCAAGCAGCGCCGGGCGGAAGCTTACGAACGCCTGCTGGTCGATGCCATCCGCGGTAATTTGTCGCTGTTCGTGCGGCGCGACGAGCAGGAGGCCGCCTGGCGCTGGGTCGAGCCCTTGCAGCGCCATTGGCAGACCAGCAGCGCAGCGCCCAAGCCGTACATGGCCGGCAGTTGGGGACCGACGGCATCGTTCGCCATGATGGAGCGGGCCGGCGCCCAATGGCCGGAAGACCGCTGA
- a CDS encoding ABC transporter substrate-binding protein — protein MKLSQIIKSVFATTALLSSAAAVHAAEVEVLHYWTSGGEAKSVAELKKIMEAKGVTWKDFAVAGGAGENATTALKARVIAGSPPTAAQIKGPSIQEWGQEGVLANIDAAATAGKWDSLLPKVVSNTMKYQGHYVAAPVNVHRVNWLWINPEVLKKSGAKAPTTWPEFFDAADKMQKAGFIAVAHGGQPWQDATVFETVALGVGGADFYNKALVKLDPATLTGPTMIKTFDTLGKIKGYIDKNAAGRDWNLATAMVINGKAGMQFMGDWAKGEFTAAGKVPGKDFLCVAAPGTDKSYTYNIDSIAMFKVKNPDSQKAQLTLATAIMSPEFQEIFNLNKGSIPVRPDIPRTKFDSCAIKSMDDMAASSKAGTLEPSMAHGMAVNSAVQGAILDVVSKFMNSNMTSQAAVQALAKAAKTQ, from the coding sequence ATGAAACTGAGTCAAATAATAAAATCGGTATTCGCTACCACTGCATTGCTGTCCAGCGCCGCGGCAGTTCACGCGGCTGAAGTTGAAGTGCTGCATTACTGGACATCCGGCGGCGAAGCTAAATCGGTCGCCGAGCTGAAAAAGATCATGGAAGCCAAGGGCGTGACCTGGAAAGACTTCGCGGTCGCCGGCGGCGCCGGTGAAAATGCGACTACCGCACTGAAAGCCCGCGTCATCGCAGGCAGCCCTCCGACAGCGGCACAGATCAAGGGTCCATCGATCCAGGAATGGGGCCAAGAAGGCGTGCTGGCGAATATCGATGCTGCTGCTACTGCGGGCAAATGGGATTCGCTGCTGCCTAAGGTAGTTTCCAACACAATGAAATACCAAGGCCACTATGTAGCAGCGCCGGTCAACGTCCATCGCGTCAACTGGCTGTGGATCAATCCTGAAGTCTTGAAAAAATCCGGCGCCAAGGCACCAACCACCTGGCCTGAATTCTTTGACGCGGCCGACAAGATGCAAAAAGCCGGCTTCATCGCCGTCGCCCACGGCGGCCAGCCTTGGCAGGACGCCACCGTGTTTGAAACCGTTGCGCTGGGCGTAGGCGGCGCCGATTTCTACAACAAGGCGCTGGTCAAGCTTGATCCGGCCACCCTGACCGGCCCGACCATGATCAAGACCTTCGATACGCTGGGCAAGATCAAGGGTTATATCGACAAGAACGCTGCAGGCCGCGACTGGAACCTGGCAACCGCCATGGTCATCAACGGCAAGGCCGGCATGCAGTTCATGGGCGACTGGGCCAAGGGCGAATTCACTGCCGCCGGCAAAGTACCTGGCAAGGACTTCCTGTGCGTAGCAGCTCCTGGCACCGACAAGTCGTATACTTACAATATCGACTCGATCGCCATGTTCAAGGTCAAGAATCCTGACTCGCAAAAAGCGCAGCTGACCCTGGCAACCGCCATCATGAGCCCTGAATTCCAGGAAATCTTCAACCTGAACAAGGGTTCGATCCCGGTCCGTCCTGATATCCCACGCACCAAGTTCGACAGCTGCGCCATCAAGTCGATGGATGACATGGCAGCTTCCAGCAAGGCTGGCACGCTGGAGCCAAGCATGGCGCATGGCATGGCCGTCAACTCTGCCGTACAAGGCGCTATCCTGGACGTAGTCTCGAAGTTCATGAACTCCAACATGACTTCGCAAGCTGCTGTACAGGCGCTGGCCAAAGCAGCAAAAACACAGTAA
- a CDS encoding carbohydrate ABC transporter permease yields the protein MSDHTLPYTAAAVGSPSHTPKQQGRIAAIADAWLPRLVLSPTIILSLVFVYGFIGVTAWLSLTNSRMLPNYEISGFNQYVELFGLDRWWVAAANLGIFGGLFILFCLAIGLFMAILLDQKIRAEGALRAIYLYPMALSFIVTGAAWKWILNPGLGLEKMMHDWGFANFHFDWLVNSDFSIYTVVIAGVWQSSGFVMALFLAGLRGIDDSIIKAAMVDGASLPTIYRRIVIPALRPVFFSVLLVLAHIAIKSFDLVMALTAGGPGTSSDLPAIFMYQFSFSRGQLGLGAASAMMMLATVLAVLVPMMYLETKGARNGR from the coding sequence ATGTCCGATCACACCCTCCCCTATACAGCAGCCGCTGTCGGGAGTCCAAGCCACACGCCCAAGCAGCAAGGGCGGATTGCGGCAATCGCCGATGCCTGGCTGCCACGCCTGGTATTGTCACCTACTATCATCCTGTCATTGGTCTTCGTCTACGGCTTCATCGGCGTCACCGCCTGGCTGTCGCTGACCAATTCGCGGATGCTGCCGAATTACGAAATTTCCGGCTTCAACCAATATGTCGAACTGTTCGGCCTGGACCGCTGGTGGGTAGCCGCCGCCAACCTGGGCATCTTCGGCGGCCTGTTCATCCTGTTCTGCCTGGCGATCGGCCTGTTCATGGCGATCCTGCTGGACCAGAAAATCCGCGCCGAAGGCGCGCTGCGCGCGATCTACCTGTATCCGATGGCGCTCTCCTTCATCGTCACCGGCGCCGCCTGGAAATGGATCCTGAATCCCGGCCTCGGCCTGGAAAAGATGATGCACGACTGGGGCTTCGCCAACTTCCATTTCGACTGGCTGGTGAATTCCGATTTCTCTATCTATACCGTGGTGATCGCCGGCGTCTGGCAATCGTCAGGCTTCGTCATGGCGCTGTTCCTGGCCGGCCTGCGCGGCATCGACGACAGCATCATCAAGGCTGCCATGGTGGATGGCGCCAGCTTGCCGACCATCTATCGCCGCATCGTCATCCCGGCGCTGCGTCCGGTGTTCTTCAGTGTGCTGCTGGTGCTGGCGCATATCGCGATCAAGAGCTTCGACTTGGTGATGGCGCTGACTGCCGGCGGTCCTGGCACGTCTTCCGATCTGCCGGCAATTTTCATGTATCAGTTTTCTTTCTCACGCGGTCAACTTGGCCTTGGCGCGGCATCGGCAATGATGATGCTGGCTACCGTACTGGCAGTGCTGGTGCCCATGATGTACCTGGAAACCAAAGGAGCGCGCAATGGCCGCTGA
- a CDS encoding carbohydrate ABC transporter permease, whose product MAADSTSNTIYNEGSKLTAGRVLIYTLLVLCALYYLAPLYVMLSTSVKTLDEIRSGNLLSLPMSPTGAAWSKAWSTACTGVDCNGLQPFFWNSIKMAVPAVLISTLVGSLNGYVLAHWRFRGSEILFTALMVGCFIPFQVVILPMARLLGTVNLANTTPGLVFVHIVYGIAFTTLFFRNYYVTVPEELVKAARIDGAGFFMTYRKIIFPLSLPIFMVCFIWQFTQIWNDFLFGVVFGGSDAKPVTVALNNLVNTSTGVTEYNVNMAAAIIAALPTLVVYLLAGKYFVRGLTAGAVKG is encoded by the coding sequence ATGGCCGCTGACAGCACTAGCAATACCATCTATAACGAAGGCAGCAAACTGACCGCCGGCCGCGTGCTGATCTACACGCTGCTGGTGCTGTGCGCGCTGTACTACCTGGCGCCGCTGTACGTGATGCTGAGCACCTCGGTGAAAACGCTGGATGAAATCCGTTCCGGCAACCTGCTGTCGCTACCGATGTCGCCCACCGGCGCAGCCTGGAGCAAAGCCTGGAGCACTGCGTGTACCGGCGTCGATTGCAACGGCTTGCAGCCGTTCTTCTGGAACTCGATCAAGATGGCGGTGCCGGCGGTGCTGATCTCGACCCTGGTCGGCTCGCTCAACGGCTATGTGCTGGCGCACTGGCGTTTCCGCGGTTCCGAGATCCTGTTCACGGCGCTGATGGTCGGCTGCTTCATCCCGTTCCAGGTCGTGATCCTGCCGATGGCGCGCCTGCTGGGCACCGTCAACCTCGCCAATACCACGCCAGGGCTGGTGTTTGTACACATCGTCTACGGCATCGCCTTCACCACCCTGTTCTTCCGTAACTACTATGTCACGGTGCCGGAAGAACTGGTCAAGGCAGCCCGTATCGACGGCGCCGGCTTCTTCATGACCTACCGCAAGATCATCTTCCCGCTGTCGCTGCCGATTTTCATGGTCTGCTTCATCTGGCAGTTCACGCAGATCTGGAACGACTTCCTGTTCGGCGTGGTGTTCGGCGGTTCCGATGCCAAGCCGGTGACGGTGGCCTTGAACAACCTGGTGAATACGTCCACCGGCGTGACCGAATACAACGTCAACATGGCGGCGGCCATCATCGCCGCCCTGCCGACCCTGGTGGTGTATCTGCTGGCCGGGAAATATTTTGTACGCGGCCTGACTGCCGGTGCGGTCAAGGGCTAA
- a CDS encoding ABC transporter ATP-binding protein, producing MASLSIRNVRKVYPNGNEVLKGIDLEIEDGQFLILVGGSGCGKSTLLNMIAGLETVSEGQIMIGDRCVNDVPPKERDIAMVFQSYALYPTMTVRENISFGLGIRKVPKAEQKQIVERVANTLQITHLLDRKPALLSGGQRQRVAMGRAIARDPSLFLFDEPLSNLDAKLRVEMRAEIKLMHQRLGSTIVYVTHDQIEAMTLGDRIAVMKDGVVQQFGSPQEIYDNPSNLFVAGFIGSPSMNFMRGNLVANGHGPAFELTHGGRTTLLPLAPAQAQRPEIAAWVGKEVILGIRPEHVTDAQSARTSEAAGDSNYHPTEVGCTVELTEPTGPDTLVFTTFNEARVTCRTHPRAAAKPKDEMQLAFDLSKAVLFDAKTEERIS from the coding sequence ATGGCAAGCTTATCAATTCGCAATGTGCGCAAGGTCTACCCGAACGGCAATGAAGTCCTGAAGGGCATCGATCTCGAAATCGAAGACGGCCAGTTCCTGATCCTGGTGGGCGGCTCCGGCTGCGGTAAATCGACCCTGCTGAACATGATCGCCGGCCTGGAAACAGTCTCGGAAGGCCAGATCATGATCGGCGACCGCTGCGTCAACGATGTACCGCCCAAAGAGCGCGACATCGCCATGGTGTTCCAATCCTACGCGCTGTATCCGACCATGACAGTGCGCGAAAACATTTCCTTCGGCCTGGGCATCCGCAAGGTCCCTAAAGCCGAACAGAAGCAGATCGTCGAACGCGTCGCCAACACCCTGCAGATCACTCATCTGCTGGACCGCAAGCCGGCCCTGTTGTCGGGTGGCCAGCGCCAGCGCGTCGCCATGGGCCGCGCGATCGCGCGCGATCCGTCGCTGTTCCTGTTCGACGAGCCGCTGTCCAACCTGGACGCCAAGCTGCGCGTTGAAATGCGCGCTGAAATCAAGCTGATGCACCAGCGCCTGGGCAGCACCATCGTCTACGTCACGCATGACCAGATCGAAGCAATGACCCTGGGCGACCGCATTGCCGTGATGAAAGACGGCGTGGTGCAGCAGTTCGGCAGCCCGCAGGAAATCTACGACAACCCTAGCAACCTGTTCGTCGCCGGCTTCATCGGCTCGCCGTCGATGAACTTCATGCGCGGCAACCTGGTCGCCAATGGCCACGGTCCTGCTTTCGAACTGACCCACGGCGGCCGGACGACCTTGCTGCCACTGGCGCCGGCGCAGGCGCAAAGGCCGGAAATCGCGGCCTGGGTCGGCAAGGAAGTGATCCTCGGCATCCGTCCGGAGCATGTCACCGACGCTCAGAGCGCCCGTACTTCGGAAGCGGCCGGCGATAGCAACTACCATCCGACCGAAGTCGGCTGCACGGTCGAACTGACCGAGCCTACCGGCCCGGATACCCTGGTGTTTACTACCTTCAATGAGGCCCGCGTCACTTGCCGCACGCACCCGCGCGCCGCCGCCAAACCGAAGGACGAGATGCAGCTGGCTTTCGATTTGTCGAAGGCGGTGCTGTTCGACGCCAAGACGGAAGAACGGATCAGTTGA
- the tal gene encoding transaldolase, protein MNQLEQLKQFTTIVADTGDFQSIKAFTPRDATTNPSLILKAVQKPEYQPLLAQAVKDHGQLSTKEIIDHLLVTFGQEILKLIPGRVSTETDARLSFNTQGTIDKGHALIKLYEAAGIDRDRVLIKIASTWEGIRAAEVLQKAGVHCNLTLLFSMPQAIACAEAKVQLISPFVGRIYDWYKKSSGHDYTGADDPGVQSVKQIYSYFRKFGYATEVMGASFRNTSQITELAGCDLLTISPELLQALAESDAAVSRKLSPEVAQQSEITKIDLDETIFRTMLNDDAMATEKLAEGIRQFSADAVKLEKMVDALR, encoded by the coding sequence ATGAACCAACTCGAACAACTCAAGCAATTCACCACCATCGTCGCCGACACCGGCGATTTCCAGTCGATCAAGGCGTTTACGCCGCGCGACGCCACCACCAATCCCTCATTGATCCTGAAAGCGGTGCAGAAGCCGGAATACCAGCCTTTGCTGGCGCAGGCGGTGAAGGACCACGGCCAGCTGTCGACCAAGGAAATCATCGACCACCTGCTGGTCACCTTTGGCCAGGAAATCCTGAAACTGATCCCGGGCCGGGTTTCCACCGAGACCGATGCGCGCCTGTCGTTCAACACCCAGGGCACGATCGACAAAGGCCATGCACTGATCAAGCTGTACGAAGCGGCCGGCATAGACCGCGACCGCGTGCTGATCAAGATCGCTTCCACCTGGGAAGGCATCCGGGCGGCGGAAGTGCTGCAAAAGGCCGGCGTCCATTGCAACCTGACCTTGCTGTTTTCGATGCCGCAGGCAATTGCCTGCGCCGAAGCCAAGGTGCAGCTGATCTCGCCGTTCGTCGGCCGCATCTACGACTGGTACAAGAAATCCAGCGGCCACGATTACACTGGCGCGGACGATCCGGGCGTGCAGTCGGTCAAACAGATCTACAGCTATTTCCGTAAGTTCGGCTATGCCACCGAAGTGATGGGCGCCAGCTTCCGCAACACCTCGCAGATCACTGAACTGGCCGGCTGCGACCTGCTCACCATCAGCCCCGAGCTGCTGCAGGCGCTGGCCGAAAGCGATGCTGCGGTCAGCCGCAAGCTCAGCCCGGAAGTCGCGCAGCAAAGCGAGATTACAAAAATCGACCTGGATGAAACCATCTTCCGCACCATGCTGAACGACGATGCGATGGCGACCGAAAAACTGGCGGAAGGCATACGCCAGTTCAGCGCCGATGCGGTCAAGCTGGAAAAGATGGTGGACGCGCTGCGCTGA
- the purU gene encoding formyltetrahydrofolate deformylase — translation MSHPEYILTLSCLDQRGIVHRVSGFLADHGCNIIDSAQFGDAQSKLFFMRVHFSSEDAAIADDSLRAQFSTLAGTMQMNWQLHDAGKKPRMMLMVSKIGHCLNDLLFRYKSGLLPVEITAIVSNHTDFYQLAASYNIPFHHLPLAAGASAAAKQAQEARVMEIVEASNIDLVVLARYMQILSPAMCTALTGRAINIHHSFLPSFKGAKPYYQAHDRGVKLIGATAHFVTGDLDEGPIIEQDVARVDHAMEPETLTAIGRDVECVVLARAVKWFIEHRILLNGHKTVVFK, via the coding sequence ATGAGCCATCCCGAATATATTCTTACCTTGTCCTGTCTCGATCAGCGCGGCATCGTGCATCGCGTTTCGGGCTTCCTGGCCGATCACGGTTGCAATATCATCGATTCCGCCCAGTTCGGCGACGCCCAGTCCAAATTGTTTTTCATGCGCGTGCATTTTTCATCGGAAGATGCGGCGATTGCCGACGATAGCCTGCGCGCGCAATTTTCCACCCTGGCCGGCACCATGCAGATGAATTGGCAGTTGCACGATGCCGGCAAGAAGCCGCGCATGATGCTGATGGTGTCGAAGATCGGCCATTGCCTGAACGACCTGCTGTTCCGCTACAAGAGCGGCCTGCTGCCGGTTGAGATCACCGCCATCGTTTCCAATCACACCGATTTTTACCAGCTGGCCGCCAGCTACAACATTCCGTTCCATCACCTGCCGCTGGCAGCTGGGGCTTCGGCCGCAGCCAAGCAGGCGCAGGAAGCGCGCGTGATGGAAATCGTCGAAGCCAGCAATATCGACCTGGTGGTGCTGGCGCGCTACATGCAGATCCTGTCGCCGGCCATGTGCACCGCGCTGACCGGACGCGCCATCAATATCCATCATTCCTTCCTGCCTAGCTTCAAGGGCGCGAAGCCCTATTACCAGGCGCATGACCGCGGCGTCAAGCTGATCGGCGCCACCGCACACTTCGTCACTGGCGACCTGGATGAAGGCCCGATCATCGAGCAGGACGTGGCGCGCGTCGATCATGCGATGGAGCCGGAGACCTTGACCGCCATCGGCCGCGACGTCGAGTGCGTGGTGCTGGCGCGGGCGGTGAAGTGGTTCATTGAACATCGCATCCTGCTCAATGGGCACAAGACAGTTGTGTTCAAATAA
- a CDS encoding bactofilin family protein: MLKSDTFFGGKRETPTPNSPFSASSNLTSGNTSNIPKASNPVSTPVNHSSSSTNEVGSKLIVGPNIKLKGVEITDCDTLVVEGRVEATMNSRVIHIAEKGAFKGSAEIDLAEIYGEFDGDLTVREKLVIYSTGKVSGKIRYGKVVIEEGGQLTGEVQVGTSSSKPAAAATSNSASNAAATAVV, translated from the coding sequence ATGCTTAAATCAGATACGTTTTTCGGCGGCAAGCGAGAAACCCCGACACCAAATTCACCGTTCAGCGCCAGCAGCAACCTCACTTCCGGCAACACCTCCAACATTCCTAAGGCTAGCAACCCTGTGAGCACTCCTGTCAACCACTCGTCGTCCAGCACCAATGAAGTCGGCAGCAAACTGATTGTCGGCCCGAACATCAAGCTCAAAGGCGTAGAGATCACCGATTGCGACACGCTCGTGGTCGAGGGCCGGGTGGAAGCCACCATGAATTCGCGCGTGATCCATATCGCCGAAAAAGGCGCGTTCAAGGGTTCGGCGGAAATCGACCTGGCCGAAATCTACGGCGAATTCGACGGCGACCTGACCGTCCGTGAAAAGCTGGTGATTTATTCAACTGGCAAGGTTTCCGGCAAAATCCGCTATGGCAAGGTTGTCATCGAAGAAGGCGGTCAACTGACTGGCGAAGTCCAGGTCGGCACTTCTTCCAGCAAGCCGGCTGCCGCTGCGACCAGCAATTCGGCCAGCAACGCTGCGGCCACCGCCGTAGTCTAA
- a CDS encoding M48 family metallopeptidase — translation MQNAQAQAVRAFYFDGKTSRRHAVELTVTAGLASISGEAQRQAPLDELRVSERVSSATRKVTFADGAYLEIIDLDAFAALLTSTGHADSLVVRMQQSWRTVWQALAALVLILVLGYLYVLPAASGWIANALPESVERRIGGSTLEFLDQRVFTASTLSPAQQASIDSRFRALEPPRQGAPAFQIIFRKSKIGPNAFALPSGDILVTDELVRLLDDDDALMGVLAHELGHLHNRHLMRRLIQVSAIGATATLLFGDVSTLIATIPPLLLDLKYSRDIELEADDYAIAMFKANGISLTKLARTFEKLDSQPAAFSPYLSTHPPSKERIARILQAQAG, via the coding sequence ATGCAGAATGCGCAAGCGCAGGCGGTACGGGCCTTCTACTTCGACGGCAAGACCTCGCGCCGCCATGCGGTCGAACTGACAGTCACCGCTGGCCTCGCCAGCATCTCCGGCGAGGCGCAGCGGCAAGCGCCGCTGGACGAGTTGCGCGTGTCGGAACGGGTCTCCAGCGCCACCCGCAAGGTCACCTTCGCCGACGGCGCTTATCTTGAAATCATCGATCTCGATGCCTTTGCCGCACTGCTGACGAGCACCGGCCATGCCGACTCGCTGGTAGTGCGCATGCAGCAGAGCTGGCGCACCGTGTGGCAAGCGCTGGCAGCGCTGGTCCTGATCCTGGTGCTGGGTTATCTGTATGTGTTGCCGGCGGCCTCAGGCTGGATTGCCAACGCCCTGCCGGAATCGGTCGAAAGGAGAATCGGCGGCAGTACGCTGGAGTTCCTGGACCAGCGCGTATTCACCGCTTCCACCCTGTCGCCAGCCCAGCAAGCCTCTATCGACAGCCGCTTCCGCGCGCTGGAACCGCCGCGCCAGGGGGCGCCGGCATTCCAGATCATTTTCCGCAAAAGCAAGATCGGTCCGAATGCCTTCGCCCTGCCGTCCGGCGACATCCTGGTGACCGACGAACTGGTCCGGCTGCTGGACGATGACGATGCCTTGATGGGCGTGCTGGCGCATGAACTCGGCCACCTGCATAACCGCCACCTGATGCGGCGGCTGATCCAGGTGTCCGCAATCGGCGCCACGGCGACGCTGCTGTTCGGCGATGTCTCGACGCTGATCGCGACCATTCCGCCGCTGCTGCTCGATCTCAAATATTCGCGCGATATCGAGCTGGAGGCGGACGACTATGCGATCGCCATGTTCAAGGCCAACGGCATCAGCCTCACCAAGCTGGCGCGTACCTTCGAAAAACTCGACAGCCAGCCCGCCGCATTCTCGCCTTACCTGTCGACCCATCCGCCCAGCAAGGAAAGGATTGCACGCATCCTCCAGGCGCAGGCCGGATAA
- a CDS encoding thymidylate synthase: MRQYLDLMRHVQQHGTVKTDRTGTGTRSVFGYQMRFNLQDGFPLLTTKKLHLRSIIHELIWFLNGSTNIQYLKDNDVKIWDEWADSEGNLGPIYGYQWRSWPTPSGGHIDQITQLVEQIKSNPDSRRLIVSAWNVADIPQMKLPPCHAFFQFYVAEGKLSCQLYQRSADIFLGVPFNIASYALLTHMMAQQCGLEVGDFIWTGGDCHLYSNHAEQVELQLSRTPGPLPKLTITRQPASIFDYRFEDFEISDYHPQAHIKAPVAV; the protein is encoded by the coding sequence ATGCGCCAATACCTCGATCTCATGCGCCATGTGCAACAACATGGCACTGTCAAAACCGACCGCACCGGCACCGGCACCCGCTCGGTATTCGGCTACCAGATGCGCTTCAACCTGCAAGACGGCTTCCCCTTGCTGACCACCAAGAAGCTGCATCTGCGCTCGATCATCCATGAGCTGATCTGGTTTCTCAACGGCTCGACCAACATCCAGTATCTAAAAGACAACGACGTCAAGATCTGGGACGAATGGGCCGACAGCGAAGGCAACCTGGGACCAATCTACGGCTATCAATGGCGCTCTTGGCCGACGCCATCCGGCGGACATATCGACCAGATCACGCAACTGGTCGAGCAGATCAAGAGCAATCCAGATTCGCGTCGGCTGATCGTCTCGGCCTGGAACGTCGCCGACATCCCGCAGATGAAGCTGCCGCCCTGCCATGCTTTCTTCCAGTTTTATGTCGCCGAAGGCAAGCTATCTTGCCAGTTGTACCAGCGCAGCGCCGATATTTTCCTGGGCGTGCCGTTCAACATCGCTTCCTATGCCCTGCTGACGCACATGATGGCGCAGCAGTGCGGGTTGGAAGTGGGTGATTTCATCTGGACCGGCGGCGATTGCCACCTCTATTCCAACCATGCGGAGCAGGTCGAATTGCAACTGTCGCGCACGCCTGGCCCGCTGCCCAAGCTGACCATCACGCGCCAGCCGGCGTCGATTTTCGACTACCGTTTTGAAGATTTTGAAATCAGCGATTATCATCCGCAGGCGCACATCAAGGCGCCGGTAGCTGTGTAG